In a single window of the Cucurbita pepo subsp. pepo cultivar mu-cu-16 chromosome LG18, ASM280686v2, whole genome shotgun sequence genome:
- the LOC111779898 gene encoding uncharacterized protein LOC111779898: MGSARFSRRRTMEALVAIFCVLGMISLCCSARIESASRQKLEVQKHLRRLNKPAVKTIESPDGDLIDCVHMSNQPAFDHPFLKDHKIQTRPSYHPEGLFEETKVAEKPNPITQQWHANGRCPDGTIPIRRTKHEDVLRASSVKRYGKKKHRSTPIPPRSAAPDLINQSGHQHAIAYVEGDKYYGAKATMNVWEPSIQQPNEFSLSQLWILGGSFGEDLNSIEAGWQVSPDLYGDNNTRLFTYWTSDAYQATGCYNLLCSGFIQINSDIAMGASISPVSAYRNSQYDISILVWKDPNEGHWWMQFGNGYVMGYWPSFLFSYLADSASMIEWGGEVVNSEPNGQHTSTQMGSGHFPDEGFGKASYFRNIQVVDGSNNLKPPKGIGTFTEQPDCYDVQTGSNGDWGHFFYYGGPGRNPNCQ; this comes from the exons ATGGGTTCTGCTCGATTTAGCAGACGCAGGACCATGGAAGCTCTCGTCGCCATTTTTTGCGTTTTGGGGATGATTTCTCTGTGCTGTTCGGCGAGGATCGAATCGGCCTCCCGCCAGAAGCTTGAAGTGCAAAAGCATCTCCGGCGCTTGAACAAGCCTGCTGTTAAAACCATCGAG AGCCCAGATGGTGACCTAATAGACTGTGTTCACATGTCTAATCAGCCAGCATTTGACCATCCTTTCCTTAAAGACCACAAAATCCAG ACAAGGCCAAGTTATCATCCAGAAGGGCTATTTGAAGAGACCAAAGTAGCTGAGAAACCAAACCCAATTACCCAACAATGGCATGCTAATGGGAGGTGTCCTGATGGCACTATCCCCATTAGAAGAACCAAACATGAGGATGTTTTAAGAGCAAGTTCAGTGAAAAGATATGGAAAAAAGAAGCATAGATCAACGCCAATACCCCCCAGGTCTGCTGCGCCTGATCTCATCAACCAAAGTGGTCATCAG CATGCAATAGCTTATGTTGAAGGAGATAAGTATTATGGAGCTAAAGCAACCATGAATGTGTGGGAGCCTAGCATCCAACAGCCTAATGAGTTTAGCTTATCACAGCTTTGGATATTGGGAGGCTCTTTTGGTGAAGATCTTAATAGCATTGAAGCTGGTTGGCAG GTTAGTCCTGATCTCTATGGCGACAACAACACTAGACTCTTCACGTACTGGACG AGCGATGCTTATCAAGCTACAGGCTGTTACAACCTTCTCTGCTCAGGCTTTATTCAAATCAATAGCGATATAGCGATGGGAGCGAGCATCTCTCCCGTCTCGGCGTACCGAAATTCACAATATGATATCAGTATACTTGTCTGGAAG GATCCAAATGAAGGGCATTGGTGGATGCAATTTGGCAATGGTTATGTGATGGGGTATTGGCCTTCATTCCTATTCTCATATCTAGCAGACAGTGCCTCCATGATAGAGTGGGGAGGTGAAGTAGTAAACTCAGAGCCAAATGGGCAGCACACTTCAACACAAATGGGGAGTGGGCATTTCCCAGATGAAGGGTTTGGTAAAGCAAGCTATTTTAGAAACATTCAAGTTGTTGATGGATCAAACAATCTGAAGCCCCCAAAAGGCATTGGCACGTTCACAGAGCAGCCTGATTGCTATGATGTTCAAACAGGCAGCAATGGGGATTGGGGCCATTTCTTTTACTATGGAGGA